The sequence below is a genomic window from Ignavibacteriales bacterium.
GTTATTCGACAGTGTATCCGGTTTAGTGTTCTCCTGTGCAAGAGAAAATGAAGTCGAGATAAGTATAATTACTGGTACAAAAATTCTTAGGAAGAACGAGGGAACTTGTTTATGCATGATTTGACAACTCCTTTTTAGTTATATAAACTAACATTAAACTATACTCAAGCCATATTTGTGTGAAATGACTTCCTACATTTTATTTTTTTTGAAACTACAATTTTTTTAGCATAATCTAAAATATTTATATAGCTTATAACTGATAAAGAATGAATATGTGAGAGTTAAATAATTTACCAGTAAAAAAACATTCATGATATAATTGTATCACGTGTGTATTATTTCCATGGTATAATTGCAGAAAAAATTTTTAACAAAAAGAGTTTTGCACTTAATGCTCAAATCTCCTTTCGTAATAGCACAACTTACTGCGAATGCAATTTCAATTATTGGACTTCTTTTCTTTGGTTGGAATATTGGAGACATACTCCTCATATTTTGGGTTGAAGCTGTAATCATTTGCTTTTTTACTCTGCTGATGATGGGTGTAGTTGAACGATGGAAGTTTATTTTTAAGGGTCCTTTCGTTGTATTTATATTTGCATACGTTTTGCTTGTTCTGTTAGCATTCGTTGAAGGAGTATCAACTGAAATTACTAAAGAATTGACAGGTACTTATCCTAAACGTGACTATCTTGAAATGACAATCGGACTGTTGCCTGCGATAGCCTCATTCCTTATAAGTCACGGTATAGCTTTCGTATTGGATTTTATGGGTAAGCAACATTATAAGTCTATTGATTCCTCTGACATAGCGGCAAGGTTTTTAAGGGAATTAATTCCGCTCGGTTCAGCAGCAATCACTTCGGTATTTATAATCGCGGTTTTTGGAAACTATGTGTACCTGTTTGTTATTGCACTTCTAGTAAAGATTGCTTTCGATATGCTGGTGCAGTTAGAGGACAAATTAAGGCGTGGTCGGGGTTAAAAATAGTTGGTAAATTAAAAACAAGTATCATAGTTCTTTGTCCCGAATCTGAAAGACCTGAATACGCTGGCAATTTGTGTTTGTTAAGTTGATAGATGAGTCAGTAAAAGGAAAATCAATACAACAAATAGTTTTTTAAATTAGCGAAGAAGGAAAAAAGTATGAGTCACCTAAAAATCATTATCAGCATACTCTTAATAACATTTATTAATCCTGGTTTTGCACAGAATGAAGTTCCTGTACCACAAAAACTTGAATGGGAAGGATTCCGGAACGTGATTGCACAAACAGGAAATCTATTTATCAGCGGTCAACCGGATGAAAACGCATTCCGAAAACTTAAGGATGAGGGAGTAACAACAATAATTAATCTGCGTACCGAACAGGAAATGGCTAACAGGGATTATGTTCCTTTTGATGAAAAACAATTGCTGGATGAGTTAGGATTAAAGTATGTACATATTCCTTTGGGCGGGAATGACACACCTTATAACCGCGAGGCACTAACAAAGTTCACAGAAGAATATGAAAAAGCAGATGGAAAAGTTTTATTGCATTGTACAGTCGCATGGAGAGCCAGTCATATGTGGGCTGCATACCTGATAGAGTATAAAAAATACTCACCGGCAAAAGCAATTGAGTATGCGAAGATGATCAACTTTGGTGAGTTACCGCTTGAAGGATTACTTGGCAGGAAATTAATTTTAGAATAATGACCATGCTTTTGCTGTCTGTATGAATCCAACCTTGTTTGAAAATAAAGTCAGGCTGCACCTTTAAAGTAATCGAAATTAGTTGTTATTTGTAGTGTGGTTTTGGATTGTTTACCAGCCAGTTAAAACAGGTTTCGCCAGAAGATAAAAATTTGTCTTCATAGTAAAAAATCGGAGGGAGAAAAAAATGATTACTGTTAAATCTGTTAAAGAATGTGTCCAAAAGATTAATAGCAGGGATACGTTCATATTTCTGATGATGGTTTTTGCGGGCGATCTTTTCTACTTTATAATTCATACATATAATGTTTTGGGCCCAAGAAATCCGTTGTTCCATATCGGCACGGATGGTGGTTATCCTGAATTCTATCAGTACGTGAAATTTTTCTGGATATCAATTCTGCTCATTTATATTGCTAAGAAAAAAAAATCATACGGATATTTTTCCTGGGCACTTCTGTTCCTGTATTTTATGCTGGATGACTCACTGCAATTTCATGAAAGCGGCGGAAGATTTTTCGAAATGAATTTTCAGTTTACCCCGCCTTTGGGAATGGAATTAAGAAATTTTGGTGAACTTGTTGAAACCGCCATTGCAGGACTAATAATTTTTGTCCCGCTATTCATTGCTTATAAAAAGGGAAAAGACAATTTCAGAAAAGTTTCACATGACATTATAGTACTGATCGGGCTTTTATTATTTTGCGGAATGGTGATCGATGAATTAAACGAGATGCTCGTCTCTTCAATTCGCGCATTTAATTATGTGCTTGTTATGCTTGAAGACGGCGGTGAGATGTTATCTACTTCACTGATAACCTGGTATGTTTTCTGGGTTGCAACAAGGGATCCAAAAGATGAGATATTTTTGTTTGAATGCATTCGTAATTCATCAAAGAAAAAAAATAGCGCTTAATAGATGCATAATACAAAAGAATCTTCACTGAAAGATAAATTGCAGTTTATCTTCGATCGGAATTCTGTCATTTTTCTAGTGATGCTTCTTTTGGCGGATGTATTTTATTTCGGGATACATGTAGCTGCCGGCTACGGTCAGCAAAAATCAATTTATCACCTAGCTTCTGATGGTGGATTGGCAGAATTTTATAAATATCTCAAGTATATCTGGATTAGTCTCTTAATCATTTACATTTCTGTAAAAAAAAGATCATTCAGTTACGTTACTCTGTCATTTATTTTTCTTTACATGTTCCTGGATGATGCACTGATGCTGCATGAACATGGAGGAAACCTTTTAAACTCTACTTTTACGTTTATTCCTCCGTATGAAATCGGGCACAGGGATTTCGGGGAATTAATTTTTCTTGCACTGATGTTATTAATGATTCTCATCCCGGTCTATCTCACTTACAGAAAAGGCTCCCCGTATTTTAGAAAATTTTGTGCTGATATATTTATTCTGCTTGCGTTAATGCTGGCGGGAGTATTTTGTATGGATTCACTCAGTAAGTTTTTCGAAAAGGGTGATGGTATTTTAACTTTGATCTTCACTTCTGCAAGAGATGGCGGTGATATGGTTTTTTCAAGTGTGATCAACGCTTATCTTTATGCAAGAGCAACTTCAAAGGATCAAAATTATTTTTTAGTTGACTTCATACCATTAATATTCAGGAGAAGAATCTTTAAAGACGAGGGTTAAAATAATTTCTGTAGAATAATCATGAATTAAAATTGTTAATTGTAGTTAGGGGGTAGAAAAATGAAAAAATATTTAGCAGCATATCTGTTCTTTTCACTGTCTTGCATAAGTTTTGCGCAGCATTTCGATCTTCAGTTTTTGCCTGATAATAACACTCAGCTAGGAATTAAATTTCAGAGACCCTTCTATAAAGTGGACTATGGTAACTTCTCATTCATGATGAATAATTTTAATCTATATGCTAACATACCGGTTAGCAACAGACTAAACCTTTATGTAAACATTCCAGTCACTCAATTAAAAAGTGAATTCAATATTCCTGTACCCGGATATAATACTGATTCGGAAAGAATTGGAACAGGTAATATTTATTTTGGCATTCAAGCAAATTTTAGATTTGAGAATGAAAGAAAACTGATCATGACATTCGGAACTTACCTGTCCTCAAGCGATGAATTAATGTTTGGGGCATTACCCCCTAATTTTTATGAAATTGCATTCTTCGTACCCTATTCACTAAATCTCAATTATAATTTTGCCTATCATCAAATCAGTGAATCAGGATTTGGCTATGCTGTGGAATACGGAAATAATATTTTCATTCCCTATGAGGGATGGAAATCTGAGTTAGATGTTTATATGAACTACGGAATTAATCTGCACTATACTTTAGACAAATTAACAACAGCGGTTGAATTGATAGGTACAGGATTTTTGGCAACCGAAGAACGATGGTATCGTAATAAATTTTTTAATATGCTGAATTTCGGTTTTCAATGGAGGGAAGGTTTGTGGACGCCAGAAGTATTTTATAAAATACATTTAAAAAAAAGTATTAGAGAGTTAATAGATGGAGTACTCAGCATAGGAATTAGAATACAATTTGATACTCCTGAATACAATAGTAACTAAATAAAGGGTAGAGGTATGAATAAATTATTTTTCTTAAGTCTTTTAGTCGGTTTAAGTTCGGGATTTTTAAATTCTCAGACTTACAACCTTCAAACAATTCCTACTAACAAAACACTGGCAGGTCTGGTTTTTGAAAAACCTTTTTACGGAATGGAGTTGGAGCCATCCATTTTATCAGGCAGTTATAAATTGAACTTCAGCGTACCTGTTAGTGATAAGATTAATGTTATTGCCATTCTTCCATTCAGTGCAATTAGTTATGAATTCGGCTCCGGGATTTATGCAGCAGAATATAGCGAAAGCGGACTTGGGAATGTATTTCTTGGAATTCAAACAAAACCGGTTATGCCTGACGTGGCAAACTCTTTTATTACAGCAGGAATTTATCTCCCTACAGCTGAAAAGAAAATTGCATTCACCGGACTGATGAGCAATTATTATGATTTGCAGGCTTACATTCCTGATGCAATCGGAATTTACGGCAACTATGCTTATCACAGGATTGAGGAACACGGACCTTCATATGGAATTGAGTTCGGTCCGAACCTCATATTAGGTGTAGGTGATTACAACTCCGAGACAGATTTTTTTGTTCATTATGGTGGCGTTGCGGGTTATAGCTTTAACAGAGTAGGAATTAATTTTGAATTGTTGGGAGTACTGCTTCTCACCAGTGATCCTGAAAATTTTGGAGACAGGTTTGTTCATATGGTTAACCTTGGTGCTCATTGGAAAGGGGAAGTCTTCATACCAAAAATCTTTTATAAAATTTACCTTAGAGAGGAACTGAAGAAAAGCGTTGACGGGATACTTGGTATTGGTATTTCAGTCTTATTTGATTAAATATTAAAGTAAAACTGCCGGAGGAATTATTATGTCCGCATATATGATTGTTGAAGTTGATGTTAAAGATCATGTTCGTTACGAGGATTATAAAAAATTGACACCCGCATCGTTGTTAGCTTATGGAGGCAAATTTATCGCCAGGGGCGGTAATGCAGAATTGATTGAAGGGAATGATAAGCCAAAGAGAATCGTTATCCTTCAATTCGAAAATTCTGAAAGAGCTAAAGCATGGTGGAATTCGCCTGAGTATGCTGATGCAAAAAAACTTCGTCATGCTACTGCAGAAACAAGAATGATATTAGTTGAAGGTGTTTAAGACTATTAAATTTCTGCGTCTTGACATTTCTATCCATTATGTGTTAAATATCCATTAACTAAAATTAGAAATTTGGATAAACAAGATTTTTATATTGCTTTACTAAAGCCGGTTGCAATATTCTGTTTAGCTGTAATACTTTTTACGATAAAATTATCTGCACAGCAGCAGGGATTGCCGGTAATTAAAAACTATCTCCCAAAAGATTATAAAGCCCATAATCAGAATTGGGCGATTGTAAAAGATAACAGGGGAGTAATGTACTTCGGCAATTCTGTCGGTGTTTTAGAATTTGATGGTCAGCGCTGGAATCTGATAAAGGTTCCGAACGGTATTGTAAGATCACTTGCGGTAACAGAAAATGGAATTGTTGCTGCGGGTTCAGCAGATGATTTTGGATATCTTGAAAGAAAAAATAACGGCAGTTATCAATACAAATCTTTACTCAAATATTCCGGGCAATCAGATCCAATTGGTCACGTATGGCATACAATTTATCTTGATAAGGATCTTTATTTCATAACAAGAACTCATCTCTATAAGTTTAAGGAATTTGAAAAGAACATTGACAAACCTGTGGTTGAAGTTATTGAAGGTGATTACAGGTTCCGTTCAGCATTCAAGTATAATGGAAAAATTTATCTCCTTGATATCAAAGACGGTTTATTGATTTATGACGGTAAACAGTTCCAGAAAATTCAAGGCAGCGAAATATTTACTAATAATACGATTTATTCAATGCTGCCTTATGATGATTCAGGCAATGAGATTTTTATAGCAACGAAAAGCGGCGCACTGTTTATTTATGATGGTCATAGTTTCAAAGAGTTTAAAACTGAAGTTGACGGACTTCTGCAGACAAAAAATGTTTATTTGCCGGGAGCTAAACTTCCGGATGGAAATTTTGTAATCAATACGTCGCAGGGCGGATTAGTTATCATAGACAGAAACGGCAAGCTGGTAAGCCTAATTGATATGAAAACAGGAATTGCGGATGACGGCGTTCTGAGTGTTCTCTATTCAGACAACAAGTTGTGGCTTGCATTACAGAATGGTATTTCGGTTATCGATTTGCCCTCACCGGTTAGTTACTTTAACCAGGATATTGGATTGAAAGGGTCGGTAAGTGATGTAAAGATTTTTAATAACAATGTTTATGCAGCAACAACAGCCGGCATTTATAAGTTTAATCTAAATGCAGGTGGCGGCGAACCCGATGAGTTCAGCAGAGTATCAAATTTAAAACAGGAAGGCTGGGCTATCATAACTTATAAAAATAATGTTATGACGGCAGTTACTGATGGAGTTTTCCTGGATGCAAATGGAACCGTGAAAAAGTTAAATAGCAAATGGACGGGATGTTATTATATCTATAATTCAAAAATATTTCCAAACAGAATTTACGCGGGACTTGAAAGCGGGTTAGCTGTTCTTGAAGAAATGCCTGATGGCAACTGGATTGACAGGGGAAAGATAAACGGTATTGAAACAGCAATCCGGTACATCATAGAAGATCAATCCGGGAACTTATGGCTTGGAACTCCTTATAATGGTGTTTATAAAATATCGGAACTTGAAAAAGAATTTTCACCTGACCCTGTTATCAAACATTTTATCGGCGGAAACATTCCGCCTAATGAAGAGATAAAAATATTTCCCAATAAAAAAGGATTACTCTTTACCACTAAAAAAGAGGTGCTGAACTTTAATAACTCCACTCAACAATTTGAGAAGGAAAAGGATTACGGGTTCAATGAACACTTCGGAAATATTGAAATACTTTTCATACTGCAGGATAAAGATGAAAACTTCTGGATATCTGCGGTTAGAAATTCATCTGAACTTTTGATAACAAAAGCGACATTAAACAAAGATGGCAGTTACCAATGGAATGATCTATCATTCCTTAAAAGTGTAATTGATTTTTCAAACAGCAATGCGGTGTTCAGTATTTTTAAAGATGAAGATAAAGGCACGGTATGGTTCTGCGGCGCAGATGGCATTGTTTGTTTCAACAGCCGCTTTAGTAATTTCATTTCTGACGATGATAAATTATTCCCGCCGATGATAAGAAGAGTTACAATTGATAATGATTCTCTTCTCTTTGCCGGTGATGATATTACAAGAACACAACTTGGAATTACAGAACTTACTGAATTACGTTACGGATACAGTTCACTAAGGTTTGAATTTTCATCAATGAAATATGATGACAAACTCGGTGCTTACCAGTACATGCTCGAAGGGTTTGATGCTGATTGGTCGGGTTGGATAAGTGAAACCAGAAAGGATTATACAAACCTGCCTGCAGGAAAATATGTTTTCAAAGTTCGTTCCAAGGATATTAATAACAACATAAGTGAAGCTTCTTTATTCAGCTTTACAGTACTAGCACCGTGGTATTTATCCTGGTACGCATATGTCTTTTATGTTTTTATTATCGGCATAATGATTTATTCCTTTGTTAGGATCAGACTTCAATATCTTACTCAAAGAAATATTAAACTGGAAACAATAATATCTGACAGGACGAAACAAATTCAGGAACAGGCAGAAAAACTTAAGGAACTTGATGAAGTTAAATCCAGGTTCTTTACAAATATTTCTCACGAGTTCAGAACGCCGCTCACATTAATATTAGGACAAATAGAAAGTTCTTTAAAAACATTAAGCGACAATAAGATCATCAACAAGCTTCAAATGAGTTTCAGAAATGCAAAACGTCTTGAAAGACTAATCAACCAGCTTCTTGAAATATCGAAGCTTGAATCCGGGAAGAACCATTTAAGAGCTGCAAAAAGAGATTTTGTGAAATTTGTCCACAGTACATTCTTTTCATTTGAATCCTATGCTGAACAAAAAAATATTTCACTTCGTTACTCGTCCGGTATTGATAAACTTGATATGTACTTCGATCTTGAAAAGATGGAAAAGGTATTCAACAATCTTTTTAATAATGCGATAAAATTCACTGATGAAGGCGGTGTAATTGATCTGAATATTTTATTAAGCGAAAGAACTGATTCAGAAAATCAGCTTTTGAAAATTTCAATCAAGGATACCGGGCTAGGGATTCCAAAAGAAAAACTACTGCACATATTTGACAGGTTTTACCAAGTTGAAGGTATAACAAGAAGTGATGCTGAAGGCAGCGGAATTGGATTAACCCTTAGCAAAGAATTAATTGAACTGCACTCCGGTACAGTTTCAGTTTCAAGTGAAGAAGGAAACGGAACTGAATTTATTGTGCATCTTCCAACAGGTATTTCACATCTCAACCAGAATGAAATTGTTGAGATTAAAGATGAACCTGATTATGAACCCGAAACAAAAATTAATGAAGAGCCGGTACGTGAAAAATCTGATACTGAAATCGATTCGATTGCCGGACGAAAGGATATTATCCTGATAGTCGAGGATAATTCAGATATTCGTTCATACATTAAAGATCATCTTGAAGAAAACTATACCATTGTTGAAGCAGAAAACGGAAAAGCAGGTTTTGAAACAGCAAGGAAAATTATTCCTGATCTCATCATCACCGATGTGATAATGCCTTTAATGAACGGTTATGAACTTTCATCCCAGCTAAGGAATGATGCATTGACTTATCACATACCAATAATTATTCTGACCGCAAAAGCAAAACAGGAAGAAAAAATTTATGGTCTAGAAACAGGTGTTGATGATTATTTAACAAAACCATTTAGCTCACAGGAATTGTTAGTGAGAGTTAAAAATCTGATTCAGATCCGGAAGAGATTGAGAGAAAAATTTTCACAATCTGCTTATAAGATAACTGAAATTGATCCTTCGAAATCACTTGATCACCAGTTCATTGAAAAAGTTAAATCCTGTATTCTTCAAAATATTTCTGATCCCGAATATTCGATTGAGAGATTAGCCGGGGATTCTGCTATCAGTGTTTCTCAGTTAAACAGAAAATTAAACGCGCTTATTGGTCAGCCAGCAGGGCAGTATATGAGAAACATCAGGCTTGAAAAAGCTGCCGTAATGTTAAAGAATAAAGAGGCGGCGGTTAAGGAAATAGCATATCAGGTTGGATTTACAGAACAGTCTAATTTTGCCAAAAGCTTCAAAAAACATTTCGGCTATTCGCCTTCCGATTTTATTAATCAATAAAAACCACCATTTATTTTAATTTTGCGCATTTTTTACAACTCCCTGCGCAAAATGGATAACAACTTTCTTTGAATATGAATTTATTTTTGTAGCGAGAAAATTATTTGTTCTCCAAATAAAGGTTAAGATCGAACGATGAATCTTTTTACAACAAGCTATTTCCTCTTCAGAAAAATTCCGGCAAATCAATTAATTCCCAAAATAAATAAACACAAGGAGTAACTACGATGAAGTTAAGCTTAACGATTCTTTTTGCAATGATTGTGAGTGCTAATCTTCTTTTTGCACAGGTTCCCGATCCAGAATACCAATGGCTTCACCCAAAACCGATCGGCACATCTATGGGTGTATTAAAGGTATGGGATCAAAATAATTTTTATGCATTCGGATCCGGAGGTACTTTTGTAAAAACAACAAATGGCGGACAGACTTTTCAATTAGATCCATTTGCAGGAGCGCCAAATCCAAGTCCATACAGCACTACAAATGATATTTATGGCGGACATTTTGTAGATATGGATAATTTTTATCTTTGCGGTGTTTGGGGAATAAGAAGGACTGCTGATGGCGGACAAACATTCAGTGATGTCGGAACCGGATATTTTACATCTTCAACACTTCGTGCCGTACAATTTGTGGATGCGAGCAATGGTTTTGTAGTAGGAACTTCAAGCACTAAACTTGCTAAAACAACAGATGGCGGAAATACATGGACAGTTGACCCGCTTTTACCGGCTACAACATATTATGCTTTACATGCATTTAGCACAACCAATATTGTTGTCGGTAGTAATACGAGTTCCAGTGCTAACATCAGAGTGACAACAGATGGCGGTACTTCCTGGAACGCAGCTGCAGCAGGTACTTCAACAATTTTTTCATTAGCATTTTTGGACAATCAGATTGGATTTGCAGGAAGCTCATCAGGTCGTGGTTACAAAACAACAGATGGCGGGCTTAGCTGGACACAAATGACTTCGATGAATGCACCGACGACTTCAACTTTCTATGATATTTTTATAAAAGGAACTGATGTTTACTTTGTTGAAGATGACTCACTTTTATTTGTAACATCTGATAGCGGTGCTACGTTTAGTACAGTTCGTTTCCTTCCATTAGGTAAGACAAATCAAATAATGAGAGCAGGTGATTATAACGGTTCAACAATCGCAGTTGTTGGAGATAACGGCTATTCATTTATTTCAACAGACAATGGTACTACCTGGAATACACAAAGTGAAGTTACTGTAAGTGGATTTGTTCAGGGACTGTATTCTCATCCATCAGGAAAAATTATTGGTATCGGTTCAAGCAGTCCTAATCAGGTTGTTGTCTCTGATAATTATGGTGCAACCTGGACTCCTGTAGCACTTTCAGTTTCTGCAGCAGATTTACGATCAATAAAGATGTTTGACGTAAACAATGGATATGCTGTCGGAAGCGGCGGAAGAATATGGAAGACCACTAACGGCGGATATAATTGGGATCTTTACGCAACAACAACTGTTCAGGCATTCAATGATGTCGATTTTTATAATCAGCAATATGGAATGGTAGCTGGTAATGGCGGTCAATGCTGGAAGACAACCGATGGAGGTACATCGTGGGTAAGTATCGGCGCTTTCGGTACATTAGGTCAGCAAACCATAGCAATGATTGATAGTGTAACTGCAATGATAGGCGGTAGTACAACAATTAATAAAACAACCGATGGTGGTGCATCATGGACACCAATTGTACCAGGAGTACCGATTGGCCCTCTATCAAGGATCAGAATGATGAATGCAACAGACGGATTTTTAATTGGAGCATCAGGCACAAGCCAAACCGGTTACGTTTTTAAAACAACTGATGCAGGCGCTACCTGGATTAATAAAAACTTTCCGTTTACAGGCACCATGCTCTACAATATAGTTTTCAGAAGTGATTCAGATTACGTCGTTACAGGATATTCAGGCGGGGTTTTTCATACAAGGAATGACGGACAAAGCTGGACTCAATTAAATATAGGTCTTTTGAATGTTGTACAAAGTCAGGTGATTGGAATATCACTTGCAAGTCAGGATACAATAATCGTTGGCGGAGCCGGTGCATCGATTGTAAAAATTCACCTTGAACCAATATTACCCGTTGAACTTTCATCATTCACTTCAACAGTTTCAGGTAATGATGTTACGTTGAGCTGGTCAACAGCAAGTGAATTAAACAACAGCGGATTTGAAGTTGAAAGAAAACAGGAATCATCTTATAGCTGGGAATCATTAGGATTTATACAGGGAAGAGGAACAACTACTGAACAATCCACATATAGTTTCACTGATAAGAATCTTGCAAGTGGTATTTATAACTACAGGATAAAGCAGATAGACTATGATGGAACTGTAAGTTACTTTTCATTAAGTGAAACTATTGAAATAGGAATGCCAGCGGTATTTGAACTTGCTCAGAATTATCCCAACCCGTTTAATCCAAGTACATTCATCTCTTATTCTATTCCTGTTAAATCAAATGTAACCTTAAAAATATTTGATGTTCTTGGAAATGAAATCAAGACGCTGGTTAATGAATCCAAAGATGCCGGAAACTATACAATTAATTTTAATGCATCTGATTTATCAAGCGGAGTTTATTTCTATACTATCAATGCAGCGAACTATACTCAAACAAAAAAGATGACATTGATTAAATAAGAGTTGTTCAAATTTGTCGCAAACGATTAGGCAACCCCTGCCTAAAAACATACCCCGGTTACCCAAAGCCGGGGTATACTTAAATAAGTTTATTTGTAAAATGATTAGTCACGGAGTGAGTTATGTTTAAAAGATTCCTAAATACAGTTTACCTTTTTTCACTTATTTTTTTACAGGGAATAAATCTTACCGCGCAGGATTATCAGGACTGGAAATTTGTACATCCGACACCTCAGGCAAACAATTTAAGAGCAGTTCAAATGATTGATGCTGATAACTGGGTATCCGCAGGTGCTAACGGAACATTTATGCGTACTTCCGATGCGGGTAATCACTGGTATTTCCACCATCAGGCAGGAAGATACTCAAATGCCGCACTAGCTATCGGTCAGAATTATGATCTTTGGTTCTTTAATTCTTTAAATGGTTTTGTTGTTGGTGACAGAGGCTATATTGGTAAAACTATCGACGGCGGAGCAACCTTTGATTCAGTTGGATTAGGAATAATCCCTACAACTCAACGATGTAACGGGATCTGGTTTGCTAATCAGGATACAGGTTACATCGCAGCAGGTGCTGCAAGCGGTTCAGCCGGAACTATTGCAAGAACTACAGACGGCGGTATTACGTGGACAAGTTCATATACAGCGTCAACATCTTTCCTTGCAATTTCGGGAACAAGTACATCCGTTGTTTATGCAGTGGGTGCTTCAGGAACAATTTATAAAAGTACAGACGCAGGACAAACCTGGAATCCACTTCCTTCAACAGTTTCATCATTCATGTATGCTATAGAATTTTTAGATGATAACAACGGTCTGATTGCAGGTTCAGCCGGAGGTATATTCAGAACAACAGATGCCGGAACGACATGGAATCCGCTCGTATCGCCTCAGGTTGACT
It includes:
- a CDS encoding response regulator; amino-acid sequence: MDKQDFYIALLKPVAIFCLAVILFTIKLSAQQQGLPVIKNYLPKDYKAHNQNWAIVKDNRGVMYFGNSVGVLEFDGQRWNLIKVPNGIVRSLAVTENGIVAAGSADDFGYLERKNNGSYQYKSLLKYSGQSDPIGHVWHTIYLDKDLYFITRTHLYKFKEFEKNIDKPVVEVIEGDYRFRSAFKYNGKIYLLDIKDGLLIYDGKQFQKIQGSEIFTNNTIYSMLPYDDSGNEIFIATKSGALFIYDGHSFKEFKTEVDGLLQTKNVYLPGAKLPDGNFVINTSQGGLVIIDRNGKLVSLIDMKTGIADDGVLSVLYSDNKLWLALQNGISVIDLPSPVSYFNQDIGLKGSVSDVKIFNNNVYAATTAGIYKFNLNAGGGEPDEFSRVSNLKQEGWAIITYKNNVMTAVTDGVFLDANGTVKKLNSKWTGCYYIYNSKIFPNRIYAGLESGLAVLEEMPDGNWIDRGKINGIETAIRYIIEDQSGNLWLGTPYNGVYKISELEKEFSPDPVIKHFIGGNIPPNEEIKIFPNKKGLLFTTKKEVLNFNNSTQQFEKEKDYGFNEHFGNIEILFILQDKDENFWISAVRNSSELLITKATLNKDGSYQWNDLSFLKSVIDFSNSNAVFSIFKDEDKGTVWFCGADGIVCFNSRFSNFISDDDKLFPPMIRRVTIDNDSLLFAGDDITRTQLGITELTELRYGYSSLRFEFSSMKYDDKLGAYQYMLEGFDADWSGWISETRKDYTNLPAGKYVFKVRSKDINNNISEASLFSFTVLAPWYLSWYAYVFYVFIIGIMIYSFVRIRLQYLTQRNIKLETIISDRTKQIQEQAEKLKELDEVKSRFFTNISHEFRTPLTLILGQIESSLKTLSDNKIINKLQMSFRNAKRLERLINQLLEISKLESGKNHLRAAKRDFVKFVHSTFFSFESYAEQKNISLRYSSGIDKLDMYFDLEKMEKVFNNLFNNAIKFTDEGGVIDLNILLSERTDSENQLLKISIKDTGLGIPKEKLLHIFDRFYQVEGITRSDAEGSGIGLTLSKELIELHSGTVSVSSEEGNGTEFIVHLPTGISHLNQNEIVEIKDEPDYEPETKINEEPVREKSDTEIDSIAGRKDIILIVEDNSDIRSYIKDHLEENYTIVEAENGKAGFETARKIIPDLIITDVIMPLMNGYELSSQLRNDALTYHIPIIILTAKAKQEEKIYGLETGVDDYLTKPFSSQELLVRVKNLIQIRKRLREKFSQSAYKITEIDPSKSLDHQFIEKVKSCILQNISDPEYSIERLAGDSAISVSQLNRKLNALIGQPAGQYMRNIRLEKAAVMLKNKEAAVKEIAYQVGFTEQSNFAKSFKKHFGYSPSDFINQ
- a CDS encoding dual specificity protein phosphatase family protein codes for the protein MSHLKIIISILLITFINPGFAQNEVPVPQKLEWEGFRNVIAQTGNLFISGQPDENAFRKLKDEGVTTIINLRTEQEMANRDYVPFDEKQLLDELGLKYVHIPLGGNDTPYNREALTKFTEEYEKADGKVLLHCTVAWRASHMWAAYLIEYKKYSPAKAIEYAKMINFGELPLEGLLGRKLILE
- a CDS encoding DUF1330 domain-containing protein, translating into MSAYMIVEVDVKDHVRYEDYKKLTPASLLAYGGKFIARGGNAELIEGNDKPKRIVILQFENSERAKAWWNSPEYADAKKLRHATAETRMILVEGV
- a CDS encoding T9SS type A sorting domain-containing protein gives rise to the protein MKLSLTILFAMIVSANLLFAQVPDPEYQWLHPKPIGTSMGVLKVWDQNNFYAFGSGGTFVKTTNGGQTFQLDPFAGAPNPSPYSTTNDIYGGHFVDMDNFYLCGVWGIRRTADGGQTFSDVGTGYFTSSTLRAVQFVDASNGFVVGTSSTKLAKTTDGGNTWTVDPLLPATTYYALHAFSTTNIVVGSNTSSSANIRVTTDGGTSWNAAAAGTSTIFSLAFLDNQIGFAGSSSGRGYKTTDGGLSWTQMTSMNAPTTSTFYDIFIKGTDVYFVEDDSLLFVTSDSGATFSTVRFLPLGKTNQIMRAGDYNGSTIAVVGDNGYSFISTDNGTTWNTQSEVTVSGFVQGLYSHPSGKIIGIGSSSPNQVVVSDNYGATWTPVALSVSAADLRSIKMFDVNNGYAVGSGGRIWKTTNGGYNWDLYATTTVQAFNDVDFYNQQYGMVAGNGGQCWKTTDGGTSWVSIGAFGTLGQQTIAMIDSVTAMIGGSTTINKTTDGGASWTPIVPGVPIGPLSRIRMMNATDGFLIGASGTSQTGYVFKTTDAGATWINKNFPFTGTMLYNIVFRSDSDYVVTGYSGGVFHTRNDGQSWTQLNIGLLNVVQSQVIGISLASQDTIIVGGAGASIVKIHLEPILPVELSSFTSTVSGNDVTLSWSTASELNNSGFEVERKQESSYSWESLGFIQGRGTTTEQSTYSFTDKNLASGIYNYRIKQIDYDGTVSYFSLSETIEIGMPAVFELAQNYPNPFNPSTFISYSIPVKSNVTLKIFDVLGNEIKTLVNESKDAGNYTINFNASDLSSGVYFYTINAANYTQTKKMTLIK